A region from the Paenibacillus humicola genome encodes:
- a CDS encoding FadR/GntR family transcriptional regulator, protein MRPIKIEARKGHEIVASHILQRIESGELKPGQKLPSVVDLAAAYGVGRSTIREAVSALKATGWLDVRHGGGTFVSPVLPAGARGDTADLFKDAESVLELLEVRKALETEAAALAAERRTAEDLGKMRAILLRMEQVMLDADTSEGERADVQFHTAIAAASGNSLLLQLMESISLRLGDSIRRTRELWFYEEQATAERLLEEHKSIFAAIEVRDKEAAAARIGAHLAKVENVLKPALRDAVSAESAEE, encoded by the coding sequence CGGCGAGCTGAAGCCCGGGCAGAAGCTCCCCTCGGTCGTCGATCTGGCGGCCGCTTACGGCGTCGGGCGCTCCACGATCCGGGAAGCCGTCAGCGCGCTGAAAGCGACGGGCTGGCTCGATGTCCGCCACGGAGGCGGCACGTTCGTCAGCCCGGTGCTCCCGGCCGGAGCGCGCGGCGATACGGCCGATCTGTTCAAGGACGCCGAATCGGTGCTGGAGCTTTTGGAGGTCCGCAAGGCGCTTGAGACCGAGGCGGCCGCCTTGGCCGCGGAGCGGCGGACCGCCGAGGACTTGGGGAAAATGCGGGCGATTTTACTGCGCATGGAGCAGGTGATGCTGGACGCGGACACCTCCGAGGGCGAGCGGGCGGACGTGCAGTTTCATACCGCGATCGCGGCCGCTTCGGGCAATTCCCTGCTGCTGCAGCTGATGGAATCGATCTCGCTCCGGCTCGGCGATTCGATCCGCCGCACGCGCGAGCTGTGGTTTTACGAGGAGCAGGCGACGGCGGAGCGGCTGCTCGAGGAGCATAAATCGATCTTCGCCGCCATCGAAGTCCGCGACAAAGAAGCGGCCGCCGCCCGCATCGGCGCCCACTTGGCGAAGGTGGAGAACGTGCTGAAGCCCGCGCTCAGAGACGCGGTCTCGGCCGAGTCTGCGGAAGAGTAA